The proteins below come from a single Caulobacter segnis ATCC 21756 genomic window:
- a CDS encoding WD40 repeat domain-containing protein: MIFSFDAFVTEALFDRSGRAAFALGDGTVRLQTQDGFVTVEAHGGPLGGAVLAAAAHPSGAGIVTGGDDGRVVWTRIENGEVAATVLAEVKNKWIEHVATSAASGLIAFTAGKEVHVRDAADPAFARTFAHEKTVSGLAFEPKGRRLASATYGGAYLWYARIADQKPQLLKWAGSHIAVAFSPDGKFLISSMQENQLHGWRLSDGKDMRMGGYPAKIKSLAFFDKGALLVTAGANGAVIWPFAGASGPMGKEAAEIGFSRDSMVVRVAGIDAHPVCLAAQDNGKIWAAHMRNGRIETLKAEKGAPISALAVSADGKFMAWGDESGEAGVLEIPDISGPRQFAG; encoded by the coding sequence ATGATCTTTTCCTTCGACGCCTTCGTCACAGAGGCCCTTTTCGACCGTTCCGGCCGCGCCGCCTTTGCCCTCGGCGACGGCACCGTCCGCCTGCAGACGCAGGACGGCTTCGTCACCGTGGAAGCCCACGGCGGTCCGCTGGGCGGCGCCGTCCTGGCCGCCGCCGCCCATCCCAGTGGCGCGGGAATCGTCACCGGCGGCGACGACGGCCGCGTGGTCTGGACCCGAATCGAGAACGGCGAGGTGGCCGCGACCGTCCTGGCCGAGGTGAAGAACAAGTGGATCGAGCACGTGGCGACCAGCGCCGCCTCGGGCCTGATCGCCTTTACGGCCGGCAAGGAAGTCCACGTTCGCGACGCCGCCGATCCGGCCTTCGCGCGGACCTTCGCGCACGAGAAGACGGTGTCGGGCCTGGCCTTCGAGCCCAAGGGCCGCCGCCTGGCCTCGGCCACCTATGGCGGGGCCTACCTCTGGTACGCGCGGATCGCCGACCAGAAGCCGCAGCTTCTGAAGTGGGCCGGCAGCCACATCGCCGTGGCCTTCAGCCCGGACGGCAAGTTCCTGATCTCGTCGATGCAGGAGAACCAGCTGCACGGCTGGCGCTTGTCGGACGGCAAGGACATGCGGATGGGCGGCTACCCGGCCAAGATCAAGAGCCTGGCCTTCTTCGACAAGGGCGCCCTCTTGGTCACCGCCGGCGCCAACGGCGCGGTCATCTGGCCGTTCGCCGGCGCCAGCGGTCCGATGGGCAAGGAAGCGGCCGAGATCGGCTTCTCGCGCGATTCGATGGTCGTGCGGGTGGCGGGCATCGACGCCCACCCCGTCTGCCTGGCCGCCCAGGACAACGGCAAGATCTGGGCCGCTCACATGCGCAACGGCCGGATCGAGACCCTGAAGGCCGAGAAGGGCGCCCCGATCAGCGCCCTGGCCGTCAGCGCCGACGGCAAGTTCATGGCTTGGGGCGACGAGAGCGGCGAAGCCGGGGTGCTCGAAATCCCCGACATCAGCGGCCCGCGTCAGTTCGCGGGCTAG
- a CDS encoding glutathione S-transferase family protein, with protein MITVFGEGRGFRVVWLLEEMRLPYRLRDVDMLAGVENDPEFLAINPGGFIPAIRDGDVTMVESIAIMEYLLGRYGPSPLAPDPQDATFPAYQQFLHLGEAGLAASVFFLTGARHFAPETDRDNWTVRQAMHVFTSRLGLVIRRLAEAPYMAGEVFTAADISVGYALEMARKNIDFALGEAEQAYLGRLRQRDGYRRALDACPATRGWWAS; from the coding sequence ATGATCACCGTCTTCGGCGAAGGTCGCGGCTTCCGCGTCGTCTGGCTGCTGGAGGAGATGCGGCTGCCCTATCGGCTCCGGGACGTCGACATGCTGGCCGGGGTCGAGAACGACCCCGAGTTCCTGGCGATCAATCCCGGCGGGTTCATCCCCGCGATCCGGGACGGGGATGTCACCATGGTCGAGTCGATCGCGATCATGGAGTACCTGCTGGGCCGCTACGGGCCCTCGCCGCTGGCGCCGGACCCCCAAGACGCGACCTTCCCCGCCTACCAGCAGTTCCTGCATCTCGGCGAGGCGGGGCTGGCGGCCTCGGTCTTCTTCCTCACGGGCGCCCGACACTTCGCCCCCGAGACCGACCGCGACAACTGGACCGTTCGCCAGGCCATGCATGTGTTCACCAGCCGCTTGGGCCTCGTGATCCGCCGCCTCGCCGAGGCGCCCTACATGGCGGGCGAAGTCTTCACCGCAGCGGACATCTCCGTGGGCTACGCGCTGGAGATGGCGCGCAAGAACATCGACTTCGCGCTCGGCGAGGCCGAGCAGGCCTATCTTGGCCGGCTGCGCCAGCGCGACGGCTATAGGAGAGCGCTCGACGCCTGCCCCGCCACGCGCGGGTGGTGGGCCAGCTAG
- a CDS encoding biopolymer transporter ExbD: MAAKLAGGGGGRYSLGQNSEINVTPFVDILLVLLIIFMVAVPMAVTSIKIDLPPASPPPPNAPKPKEPVFISIQKSGAIFIADRQTSLDGLEADLSSKFAANGQAGPKDDQRVMIRADADVMYADFMGVLNQLQTAGWYKVGLINEDIH; this comes from the coding sequence ATGGCGGCTAAACTTGCTGGCGGCGGCGGCGGCCGTTATTCGCTGGGCCAGAATTCCGAAATCAACGTCACGCCCTTCGTGGACATTCTGTTGGTGCTGCTGATCATCTTCATGGTCGCCGTGCCGATGGCCGTGACCTCCATCAAGATCGATCTGCCGCCGGCTTCGCCGCCGCCGCCGAACGCTCCGAAGCCCAAGGAGCCGGTCTTCATCTCGATCCAGAAGTCGGGCGCGATCTTCATCGCCGACCGTCAGACCAGCCTGGACGGCCTGGAAGCTGACCTGTCGTCGAAGTTCGCCGCCAACGGCCAAGCCGGCCCGAAGGACGACCAGCGCGTCATGATCCGCGCCGACGCCGACGTCATGTACGCCGACTTCATGGGCGTGCTGAACCAGCTGCAGACCGCCGGTTGGTACAAGGTCGGCCTGATCAACGAAGACATCCACTAA
- a CDS encoding TonB-dependent receptor, giving the protein MPGPTRLTLSLSVSALALLLAVPAMAQTERAQTERAQTQGAPQKPEESLTIDTLVVTAQRREETANSVGMPIQAFSGEALQQLRVTDPKDLTSVAPSFTVSQSYQGVPTYTLRGIGFNTINLSATSTVGTYWDEVAYAYPFMNTGPVFDLERVEVLKGPQGTLYGRNTTAGLIDFVTNKPTEAFEGSLTAETGNYKTYNLEGFVSGGLGDRVQGRAAFRMENSDKGWQVSNSRGERLGKVDRDGWRLSLAMQPTDTVEVDVSYSGWRNKSDTVAAQGVGFTPATAASPFNAPGLVNYIATHAPTKARQADWAPLSTRGVDIGGGQGISDPLRENDQFHAGKLKVAWNLSDDVTLVSLSSFNRLSRKAVFDWSGAPYEVLIQKAHGDIKSAAEELHLEGRTDKGSWLVGAYVARDKIYDSNRTLLGQNANVGTIRYVGSTLLASPFNSFGYTPLQMSQAFRTYEDVGNIETKTWSLFANADHALTDSLKLTLGVRYSQDRQDYVGCSRDVGGSMLPNVNVVNRALFFATYGLVAPIAQGGCNTFDPATKSFGFVKSKLDEDNIAWRAALDWQAAQDVLIFGSISRGAKAGATPINAANISTQNAPATQEMLTAYEVGVKAGLFQRRVQANVSAFYYDYTDKQLSVYFADPIYTALSRLANVPNGEAYGVDGDITWRASRSLTFIASATLLHTEVKGYTGINAAGQPQDFDGRPFLYSPKFQGGLTALFKQPIGDGLELNAALNGRWQDKSYADLEGNPLFVIDGYGLVNASIGIGAPAKGWELSIWGRNITDAYYWSAVSSNANVVVRFPGKPTTYGASLTWTF; this is encoded by the coding sequence ATGCCAGGACCCACGCGCCTGACCTTGAGCCTGAGCGTGTCGGCGCTCGCCCTGCTGCTGGCGGTCCCCGCCATGGCCCAGACGGAGAGGGCCCAGACGGAGAGGGCCCAGACTCAGGGCGCCCCGCAGAAGCCCGAAGAGAGCCTGACGATCGACACCCTGGTGGTGACGGCCCAGCGGCGCGAGGAGACCGCCAACAGCGTCGGCATGCCGATCCAGGCCTTCAGCGGCGAGGCGCTGCAGCAGCTGCGGGTCACCGACCCCAAGGACCTGACCTCCGTCGCGCCCAGCTTCACGGTCAGCCAGAGCTATCAGGGCGTACCGACCTATACGCTGCGCGGCATCGGCTTCAACACCATCAACCTCTCGGCCACCTCGACGGTGGGCACCTACTGGGACGAGGTCGCCTACGCCTATCCGTTCATGAACACCGGCCCGGTTTTCGACCTCGAGCGGGTCGAGGTGCTGAAAGGCCCGCAGGGCACGCTTTATGGCCGCAACACCACCGCCGGCCTGATCGACTTCGTGACCAACAAGCCGACCGAGGCGTTCGAGGGCTCGCTCACCGCCGAGACGGGAAACTACAAGACCTACAATCTCGAAGGCTTCGTCAGCGGCGGTCTGGGCGATCGCGTCCAGGGCCGCGCCGCCTTCCGCATGGAGAACAGCGACAAGGGCTGGCAGGTCAGCAACAGCCGGGGCGAGCGCCTGGGCAAGGTCGATCGCGACGGCTGGCGCCTGTCCTTGGCCATGCAGCCGACGGACACGGTCGAGGTCGACGTGTCGTACTCGGGCTGGCGAAACAAGTCCGACACCGTGGCCGCGCAGGGCGTCGGCTTCACGCCCGCCACCGCCGCCAGCCCGTTCAACGCGCCGGGCCTGGTCAACTACATCGCCACCCACGCGCCGACCAAGGCCCGCCAGGCCGACTGGGCCCCGCTGTCCACCCGTGGCGTCGACATCGGCGGGGGTCAGGGGATCAGCGACCCGCTGCGCGAGAACGACCAGTTCCACGCCGGAAAGCTGAAGGTCGCCTGGAACCTCAGCGACGATGTCACCCTGGTCTCGCTGTCCAGCTTCAACCGCCTGAGCCGCAAGGCCGTGTTCGACTGGAGCGGCGCGCCCTACGAGGTGCTGATCCAGAAGGCGCACGGCGACATCAAGTCGGCCGCCGAGGAGCTGCATCTGGAGGGCCGCACGGACAAAGGTTCCTGGCTGGTCGGGGCCTATGTGGCGCGCGACAAGATCTATGACAGCAACCGCACCCTGCTGGGGCAGAACGCCAATGTCGGCACGATCCGCTATGTCGGCTCGACCCTCTTGGCCTCGCCCTTCAACAGCTTCGGCTACACCCCCCTGCAGATGAGCCAGGCGTTCCGCACCTATGAGGACGTCGGCAATATCGAGACCAAGACCTGGAGCCTGTTCGCCAACGCCGATCACGCCCTGACCGACAGTCTGAAGCTGACGCTGGGCGTCCGCTACAGCCAGGACCGCCAGGACTATGTCGGCTGCTCGCGCGACGTCGGTGGGTCGATGCTGCCCAACGTCAATGTCGTGAACCGCGCGCTGTTCTTCGCGACCTACGGCTTGGTGGCGCCGATCGCCCAGGGCGGCTGCAACACCTTCGATCCGGCGACCAAGAGCTTCGGCTTCGTGAAGTCCAAGCTGGACGAGGACAACATCGCCTGGCGCGCGGCCTTGGACTGGCAGGCGGCGCAGGACGTGCTGATCTTCGGCTCGATCTCGCGCGGCGCCAAGGCCGGCGCGACGCCGATCAACGCCGCCAACATCTCGACCCAGAACGCGCCCGCGACGCAGGAAATGCTGACGGCCTACGAGGTCGGCGTGAAGGCGGGGCTGTTCCAGCGGCGGGTGCAGGCCAATGTCAGCGCCTTCTATTACGACTACACCGACAAGCAGCTGTCGGTGTACTTCGCCGACCCGATCTACACGGCCCTCTCACGCCTGGCCAACGTGCCCAACGGCGAGGCCTACGGCGTCGACGGCGACATCACCTGGCGCGCCTCGCGGTCGCTGACCTTCATCGCCTCGGCGACCCTGCTGCACACCGAGGTCAAGGGTTACACCGGCATCAACGCGGCCGGACAACCGCAGGATTTCGACGGCCGGCCCTTTCTCTACAGCCCGAAGTTCCAAGGCGGCCTGACGGCCCTGTTCAAGCAGCCCATCGGCGATGGCCTGGAGCTGAACGCCGCCCTGAACGGTCGCTGGCAGGACAAGTCCTACGCCGACCTGGAGGGCAACCCGCTGTTCGTGATCGACGGCTATGGCCTTGTGAACGCCAGCATCGGCATCGGCGCGCCGGCCAAGGGCTGGGAGCTGTCGATCTGGGGCCGCAACATCACCGACGCGTATTACTGGAGCGCCGTCAGCAGCAACGCCAACGTGGTGGTCCGTTTCCCGGGCAAACCCACGACCTACGGCGCGTCGCTGACCTGGACGTTCTAG
- a CDS encoding EF-hand domain-containing protein: protein MTSIASGGLTQQLYHRVFDHLDADKSDGLSLDELKSVGGEKRDYASAFKTLDADADGKISRAEMTGSSVALSNDTLSALVEAQTEPTPRTALPANKATLGLLDGARSEQETQDISALFARADVDGDGELSDAEWSAEKAMRRASNLDSGTISGAIFIAVDADGDGLTSTDEVRAARATPLPLSAVASAPPIDVIDIDPSIASDAANAPGDAAQQSAEQVQADWAERTSGGEGTYKILDRELAAYRSAAQIDFSGVTMTDTLSTRLISQILAGLETKTEGWTTPVSA from the coding sequence ATGACTTCAATCGCCAGCGGCGGCCTGACCCAGCAGCTGTATCATCGCGTGTTCGACCATCTCGACGCCGACAAAAGCGACGGCCTGTCTCTCGACGAACTGAAATCCGTCGGCGGCGAGAAGCGGGACTACGCCTCGGCGTTCAAGACGCTCGACGCCGACGCGGACGGAAAAATCAGCCGGGCGGAAATGACCGGGTCTTCCGTCGCCCTGTCGAATGACACGCTGTCGGCGCTGGTCGAGGCCCAGACCGAGCCGACGCCACGAACCGCGCTTCCGGCCAATAAGGCCACGCTAGGCTTGCTTGACGGCGCCCGATCCGAGCAGGAGACGCAGGACATCAGCGCTCTGTTCGCCCGCGCGGACGTGGACGGCGACGGCGAGCTCTCGGACGCCGAGTGGAGCGCCGAAAAGGCCATGCGTCGGGCTTCGAACCTGGATTCAGGGACGATATCCGGCGCGATATTCATCGCCGTTGACGCCGACGGAGATGGATTGACCAGCACGGACGAGGTGCGGGCCGCGCGGGCGACGCCCCTGCCCCTGAGCGCGGTCGCGTCGGCCCCGCCAATCGACGTCATCGACATCGACCCGTCGATCGCGAGCGACGCGGCCAACGCCCCTGGCGATGCGGCGCAACAGAGCGCCGAGCAGGTCCAAGCCGATTGGGCCGAGCGGACGTCGGGAGGCGAGGGAACCTACAAGATCCTCGATCGCGAGCTCGCCGCCTACCGTTCGGCCGCCCAGATCGATTTCAGCGGCGTCACCATGACCGACACGCTGAGCACGCGCCTGATCAGCCAGATTCTCGCGGGCCTCGAGACCAAGACCGAAGGCTGGACGACGCCGGTCTCGGCGTAA
- the modB gene encoding molybdate ABC transporter permease subunit: protein MAEVLWLTAKLAGITTILLLVLATPLSWWLARGRSSLRTPITALVALPIVLPPTVLGFYLLIALGPKSPLMALLQPFGVRTLAFTFEGLVIGSLIYSLPFAVQPLRNAFLGIGDEPLEAAACLGASRWQTFWRVALPLALPGYVAAAILTFAHTVGEFGVVMMLGGNIPGETTVLSTEIYRLVEGLEWGEAHRLSLMLLVFAFAVLMALLALERRSKVLLRARSE, encoded by the coding sequence ATGGCCGAGGTCCTGTGGCTGACGGCCAAGCTGGCGGGGATCACCACGATCTTGCTGCTGGTCCTGGCCACCCCGCTGTCCTGGTGGCTGGCGCGCGGGCGTTCGAGCCTGAGGACGCCGATCACCGCCCTGGTCGCCCTGCCGATCGTGCTGCCGCCCACGGTGCTGGGCTTCTATCTGCTGATCGCGCTGGGCCCGAAGAGTCCGCTGATGGCGCTGCTGCAGCCCTTCGGCGTGCGGACCCTGGCCTTCACCTTCGAGGGTCTTGTCATCGGCTCGCTGATCTATTCCCTGCCGTTCGCCGTGCAGCCGCTGCGCAACGCCTTCCTGGGGATTGGCGACGAGCCGCTGGAGGCGGCCGCCTGCCTTGGCGCGTCGCGCTGGCAGACCTTCTGGAGGGTGGCTCTGCCGCTGGCCCTGCCGGGATACGTCGCCGCGGCCATCCTGACCTTCGCCCACACGGTCGGCGAGTTCGGGGTGGTGATGATGCTAGGCGGGAACATTCCCGGCGAGACCACCGTGCTCTCGACCGAGATCTACCGGCTGGTCGAGGGGCTGGAGTGGGGAGAAGCCCATCGCCTGTCGCTGATGCTGCTGGTCTTCGCCTTCGCGGTGCTGATGGCGCTGCTGGCCCTTGAGCGGCGCTCGAAGGTCCTGCTGCGCGCGCGATCCGAATAA
- a CDS encoding VOC family protein, producing the protein MASDFVWFELVTPDAKAAEAFYTVVVGWTTEASSGPAGPYTIFKAGEFPVGGMLEMKDVPAGWLGYLGVDDVDAFAKKVEAAGGAICKPPEDIPGVGRFAVVADPQGAMFVLFHGDTNDAPPRPAPMSPGSLGWSELHAADWEKLFDVYAPLFGWVKHDTVPMGEMGVYQTFGPPAAAIGGMFNTYAPAPSPYWLYYFCVDGIDSALERVKAAGGQILTGPHPVPGGAWVLNAQDPQGGLFALVGQRG; encoded by the coding sequence ATGGCTAGCGACTTCGTCTGGTTCGAACTGGTCACGCCGGACGCCAAGGCGGCGGAAGCCTTCTACACGGTGGTCGTCGGCTGGACGACCGAGGCCTCCTCCGGTCCCGCCGGCCCCTACACGATCTTCAAGGCCGGCGAGTTCCCTGTCGGCGGCATGCTGGAGATGAAGGACGTCCCGGCGGGCTGGCTGGGCTATCTCGGCGTCGATGACGTCGACGCCTTCGCCAAGAAGGTCGAGGCCGCCGGCGGCGCGATCTGCAAGCCGCCGGAGGACATTCCGGGCGTCGGCCGCTTCGCGGTCGTCGCCGACCCGCAAGGGGCGATGTTCGTCCTGTTCCACGGCGACACCAACGACGCCCCGCCGCGACCCGCGCCGATGTCGCCAGGATCGCTGGGTTGGTCGGAGCTGCACGCGGCCGACTGGGAGAAGCTCTTCGACGTCTACGCGCCCCTGTTCGGCTGGGTGAAGCACGACACCGTGCCGATGGGCGAGATGGGGGTCTACCAGACCTTCGGCCCGCCGGCGGCGGCGATCGGCGGCATGTTCAACACCTACGCGCCCGCTCCCAGCCCCTACTGGCTCTACTATTTTTGCGTGGACGGCATCGACTCGGCCTTGGAGCGCGTGAAGGCGGCGGGCGGACAGATTCTGACCGGCCCTCACCCGGTGCCGGGCGGCGCCTGGGTTTTGAACGCGCAAGATCCGCAAGGCGGCCTGTTCGCCCTGGTCGGCCAACGTGGCTGA
- a CDS encoding DUF899 domain-containing protein: MSHAVVSREEWLDARRALLVKEKAHTRARDALNAERMALPWVKLDKTYVFDTEGGRKTLDDLFDGRSQLLVYHFMLGPDWDAGCEGCSFMADHFDGTLPHLNHHDVTLVAVSRASLGKIQAYKRRMGWKFPWASSHGGDFNRDFHVSFTPEELAGETINYNFTDLPSGQGHDELPGLSVFHRDAEGQVFHTYSTYARGLEEALATLMLLDRAPLGRNEDETMNFIRRHDEYEEAPPKSACCAGAA, from the coding sequence ATGTCGCACGCCGTGGTCTCCCGCGAGGAATGGCTGGACGCGCGCCGCGCCCTGCTGGTCAAGGAAAAGGCCCATACCCGCGCCCGCGACGCCTTGAACGCCGAGCGCATGGCCCTGCCCTGGGTGAAGCTGGACAAGACCTACGTCTTCGACACCGAAGGCGGCCGCAAGACGCTGGACGACCTGTTCGACGGCCGCAGCCAGCTGCTCGTCTACCACTTCATGCTGGGCCCAGATTGGGACGCGGGCTGCGAGGGCTGCTCGTTCATGGCCGACCATTTCGACGGGACCCTGCCGCACCTGAACCACCACGACGTGACCCTGGTCGCCGTGTCCCGCGCGTCCCTAGGGAAGATCCAGGCCTACAAGCGCCGCATGGGTTGGAAGTTTCCGTGGGCGTCGTCGCACGGCGGCGACTTCAACCGCGACTTCCACGTCTCGTTCACGCCCGAAGAGCTGGCCGGCGAGACGATCAACTACAACTTCACCGACCTGCCGTCCGGTCAGGGCCACGACGAGCTGCCGGGCCTGTCGGTCTTCCATCGCGACGCCGAGGGCCAGGTGTTCCACACCTATTCGACCTACGCCCGCGGTCTGGAAGAGGCGCTGGCGACCCTGATGCTGCTCGACCGCGCGCCGCTGGGCCGCAACGAGGACGAGACGATGAACTTCATCCGCCGTCATGACGAGTACGAGGAGGCTCCGCCCAAGTCCGCCTGCTGCGCGGGCGCCGCCTGA
- a CDS encoding nitroreductase produces the protein MDVIDAVNRRMSVRAFKPDPVDAALVRELLEAAARAPSGGNLQPWRVQVVAGAPLKALTDAMLTRVASPDPTEYDVYPANLWEPLRSRRFQVGEDMYGALGIPREDKMARLQWFAINGQGFGAPAQLFFSIDRRCGPPQWSDVGMFMQTFMLLAVERGLDTCPQEFWSHYNKLVDEHVGLPEGHMLFSGMALGYRDEAAPVNNFRSRRAPFEEWGELKGF, from the coding sequence ATGGACGTGATCGACGCCGTCAACCGCCGCATGTCGGTGCGCGCCTTCAAGCCGGACCCCGTCGACGCCGCCCTGGTGCGCGAGCTTCTGGAGGCCGCCGCTCGCGCGCCCTCCGGCGGCAATCTCCAGCCCTGGCGAGTCCAGGTCGTGGCGGGCGCGCCGCTGAAGGCGCTGACCGACGCCATGCTGACGCGCGTGGCTTCGCCCGACCCGACCGAATACGACGTCTATCCCGCCAACCTGTGGGAGCCGCTGCGCAGCCGCCGCTTCCAGGTGGGCGAGGACATGTACGGGGCGCTGGGCATCCCGCGCGAGGACAAGATGGCCCGCCTGCAATGGTTCGCCATCAACGGGCAGGGCTTCGGCGCGCCGGCGCAGCTGTTCTTCTCGATCGATCGCCGCTGCGGCCCGCCGCAATGGAGCGACGTCGGCATGTTCATGCAGACCTTCATGCTGCTGGCGGTCGAGCGCGGCCTCGACACCTGCCCGCAGGAGTTCTGGTCGCACTACAACAAGCTGGTCGACGAACATGTCGGCCTGCCGGAGGGCCACATGCTGTTCTCCGGCATGGCCCTCGGCTATCGCGACGAAGCCGCCCCGGTGAACAACTTCCGTTCGCGCCGCGCCCCGTTCGAGGAGTGGGGCGAGCTGAAGGGGTTCTAG
- the mtgA gene encoding monofunctional biosynthetic peptidoglycan transglycosylase has protein sequence MFWGRSLRRLLRNIALALFIVLVAGPIVAVILFRFVPPPVTPLMVIRAVEGKGLDHRWRPIDEVAPALPRALIAAEDARFCEHHGFDFNALQKAYANNEAGKKIRGGSTISQQTAKNVFLWPGRSYVRKGLEAWFTVLIEIGWGKKRIMEVYLNSIEFGPGIYGAEAASRRYFGVGADKLTQAQASRLAAILPSPLKWRVIKPGKYVAKRTQKIGKASGAVRRDGLADCVG, from the coding sequence ATCTTTTGGGGGCGTTCCTTGCGGCGGCTTCTGCGTAACATCGCCTTGGCTCTGTTCATCGTTCTGGTCGCCGGGCCGATCGTGGCGGTGATTCTGTTCCGCTTCGTCCCGCCCCCGGTGACGCCGCTGATGGTCATTCGCGCCGTCGAGGGGAAGGGGCTGGACCACCGCTGGCGGCCGATCGACGAGGTCGCGCCGGCCTTGCCGCGCGCCCTGATCGCCGCCGAGGACGCCCGGTTCTGCGAGCACCATGGCTTCGACTTCAACGCGTTGCAAAAGGCCTACGCCAACAACGAGGCCGGCAAGAAGATCCGCGGCGGCTCGACGATCAGCCAGCAGACCGCCAAGAACGTCTTCCTGTGGCCGGGCCGCTCCTATGTCCGAAAAGGCCTGGAAGCCTGGTTCACGGTGCTGATCGAGATCGGCTGGGGCAAGAAGCGGATCATGGAGGTCTATCTGAACTCCATCGAGTTCGGGCCCGGCATCTATGGCGCGGAGGCGGCCTCGCGCCGCTATTTCGGTGTCGGCGCCGACAAGCTGACCCAGGCCCAGGCCTCGCGCCTGGCGGCGATCCTGCCCAGCCCGCTGAAGTGGCGCGTGATCAAGCCGGGCAAGTACGTCGCCAAGCGCACCCAGAAGATCGGCAAGGCCTCGGGGGCGGTGCGCCGCGACGGCCTCGCCGACTGCGTGGGCTAG
- a CDS encoding MarR family winged helix-turn-helix transcriptional regulator, which translates to MSKPVVIPFETTIHVRDTCLCLHVQRAARALARRFDEALRPLGLTNGQFSLLMSLNRPEPAGMGGVANLLAMDRTTLTAALKPLERRGLLTIAPDPKDRRARVLSLTPDGRALLAQALPIWTREHGKLDDDLGGGAETLRHGLRALA; encoded by the coding sequence ATGTCAAAGCCGGTCGTGATTCCCTTCGAAACGACGATCCACGTCCGCGACACCTGCCTGTGCCTGCACGTCCAGCGGGCCGCCCGGGCCCTGGCGCGGCGCTTCGACGAGGCCCTGCGGCCGCTAGGCCTGACCAACGGCCAGTTCTCGCTCCTGATGTCGTTGAACCGTCCCGAGCCCGCCGGCATGGGCGGCGTCGCCAACCTCTTGGCCATGGACCGAACGACCCTGACCGCCGCGCTGAAGCCGCTGGAGCGGCGCGGCCTGCTGACGATCGCGCCTGACCCCAAGGACCGCCGCGCCCGGGTGCTGAGCCTCACCCCCGACGGCCGCGCCTTGCTCGCTCAGGCCCTGCCGATCTGGACCCGCGAGCACGGCAAGCTGGACGATGACCTGGGCGGTGGGGCCGAGACCCTGCGCCATGGGCTAAGGGCGCTGGCCTAG
- the modA gene encoding molybdate ABC transporter substrate-binding protein, producing MIARRPMLIAALAGALSLTLGGVALAGETKVAVAANFTEAAREIAARFKARTGHAATLSFGSSGQFYTQIANGAPYEVFLSADVERPQKAEAEGLAVPGSRFTYATGRLVLFSKTPGLVDPKGAVLAKGGFDKLAIADPKAAPYGQAAVETLIRLKLYDALKPKIVTGSSITQTFQYVQTGAAELGFVALSQVIDEKGGSRWLVPSTDHAPIGQQAVLLKTGHNSDAAKAFLAFLKGGEAKAIIRRYGYEVR from the coding sequence ATGATCGCCCGTCGTCCGATGCTGATCGCCGCCCTGGCTGGCGCCCTGTCGCTGACGCTAGGCGGCGTGGCTCTCGCGGGCGAGACCAAGGTCGCCGTCGCCGCCAACTTCACCGAGGCCGCCCGCGAGATCGCCGCGCGTTTCAAGGCCAGGACAGGCCACGCCGCCACCTTGAGCTTCGGCTCGTCCGGCCAGTTCTACACCCAGATCGCCAATGGCGCGCCGTACGAGGTCTTCCTGTCGGCCGACGTCGAGCGGCCCCAGAAGGCCGAGGCCGAGGGCTTGGCGGTTCCCGGCTCGCGCTTCACCTACGCCACGGGGCGGCTGGTGCTGTTCAGCAAGACCCCCGGGCTTGTCGATCCGAAAGGCGCGGTGCTCGCCAAGGGCGGCTTCGACAAGCTGGCGATCGCCGATCCGAAGGCCGCGCCCTACGGCCAGGCGGCGGTCGAGACCCTGATCAGGCTGAAGCTCTACGACGCTCTGAAGCCGAAGATCGTCACCGGGTCCTCGATCACCCAGACCTTCCAGTACGTCCAGACCGGCGCCGCCGAACTGGGCTTCGTGGCGCTGTCGCAGGTGATCGACGAGAAGGGCGGCTCGCGCTGGCTTGTTCCGTCCACGGATCACGCGCCGATCGGGCAGCAGGCGGTGCTGCTGAAGACCGGCCACAACAGCGACGCGGCCAAGGCGTTCCTGGCCTTCCTGAAGGGCGGCGAGGCCAAGGCGATCATCAGACGCTACGGCTACGAGGTCCGCTGA